The Bradyrhizobium barranii subsp. barranii genome segment TTGGCATGGCGTGAGCGGCGCATCGTGCCCCTCTAGTTCAGAAGATAAGTTCAGCATCAAACGAGATAGGGCCGCTCACAAGGTATTCAAAGCGAGCTGGCCGACGTTGCGCACTTTCGCTCTCTCCACCGTCCGTCGTTGCTGGACCAAGAGGTGAAAACACTGCACTTATGCATCGGATGCCGCCGCCGTCTGTCCCTGATGGGTGGATTGTACGATGCTGTTCACCGCGCGGTAGGCGAACACGATGGCTGGTCCGATCGTAATGCCTGCCCCAGGGTAGATCCCACGCATCGGTGAAGTCATGTCGTTGCCGCAGGCATAAAGACCTGCGATCGGCACGCCGTTTCCATTTAGGACCCTTCCGCCAGGATCCGTTGACAGGCCGGTCGCAGTTCCAAGGGTCGCCGGGACAATCGGGAGCGCAATGAATGGCCCGTTCTTGATAGCTCCAAGGTTCGGGTTTTTCTTTCCGACCGCGGGATCTCCCAGGGTTCGGTTGAAAGCCGATTCACCGCGTTTGAAAAGCGGATCGCGCCCTTCAGCTGCGTGGGCATTATGTTCTTCAACGGTCTTTTGGAGCTCTTGCGGGTCGAGGCCCAATTCCGCCGCAAGCTCCGCAATCGTCCGGCCAATCTCGATGTAACCCAAGCGGGCATACTTCTTGATACTCAAAGTCCAGGGCCAGGGGAGCAGGTGTCCCATGCCTCTGAGGCGGACGAATTCCTTGTCGCAGATGAAATAGAACCGCTTGTCCGCCGGATAGCCGCTATTGAACATGGCAAGACAGATGTCATGGTACGAATTGGATTCATTGACGAAGCGCTTAGCATTTGGCCCCACCGCGATGACACCTGGACGGCCACGATCGAGCCAGCCGTACGGGACCACTTGCGAGGAGCGGCCGTTCCTGAGGATCGACACGGGCGTCCAGAATCCACTCGATGCAACGTCATTATCGATCGCAGCTCCGAGCCTGCCTGCGAGCGCAATGCCGTCTCCTGTGACATCGCTGTGGGCCAGCGTATCATTGTGCTGGTGGGCTCGGCTGAGCTGGGCTCGCAATTTACCGTTCCGCGCAAAGCCACCGGTTGCCAGGATTACTCCGTGCGAGGCTCGGACGCGGAGATCCGTGCGATCCCGCTTGAGGAGTGCGCCAGTAACTCTCCCTCCCTCCCTCATCAGATCAACCGCTGGGCAGCTTGGCCAGATTTCAGTGTCGTATCTGCGAAGGCTTGCCAATAACCGCGCGATCAGAGCATTGCCGCCACTGAGTTCAGTGCCCCTCCTGTAGCGCAGCCGGTCGCCTGCGTAGCGGCTGACCCGGCGAAGGACGTGCTTGAGCGAGGCAGCCGACTGGAAGGGATTGAGAAAGCTTCTGACCTCGCCGGACGAAATCATCATGCCGCCGAGCACGACGCGAATCGGATCACCTATCAGGTCGAAATCCTTGCCGAGAAGCCGTCCGTCGTAAGGTGCGGGGCTCAGCGTCCGGCCCATGTCGATCCCGCCGATCTGGCTCGAATGATAATCCGGAGCGGAGGCCAGTGTGAACTTGACTTCACCCCCATTCTCCAAGCTGGCGAGCGCCGTTGGGCCGTCTTCAAGATAGGCATCCACGAAGTCGGGACGATAGTAATCGCCAAGTTCGTGTTGCAGATAGATCTTCGCATTCGCAATCGAATCATCGATTTTCGCCGCTCGAGCCTGCATTGAGCATGGAACCCAGATCATGCCGTTCGAGAGGGCGGTCGTGCCACCGAGCCGGCCAGACTTCTCGCATACCGTCACGCGAAGTCCGGCTTTTGCCGCATAGAGCGCCGCGGACAGCCCGGCAGCGCCGCTGCCGATCACGAGCACGTCCGTCTCCCAATCGTGCGTCGGCTTGTTCGCTTTGGAGGAGGAAGCGGTACTAGGTTTCAATTTGGTGATCGGGTTGTTCATTCGTGCCTCGGTGCAGATTTCTGCATTGATTGCTGACGCTTTCGCGGGAGCGGAGCGGCTTTGAATTCTTCGGCTGCAGCTTTCACCGCCCGCTCGATCGGAATCCGTTCGATGGAGGAGGCGCCAACGAAACCGACACATCCGGTAGACCGGTAGACTTCCGAGGTATCCTGGGGCTCGGCGATTGCCCCGCCATGGCAGAGAAGGATGACTTCCGGCCGAACGGCTTGAGCGGCAGCATTGATCTCGTTGATGCGCCTGATGGCCTCTTCGATCGACTGTCCCGCCTCATGACCCACAAGCCCGCCGCGCGTTGCGCCGACATGTGGGACAATGCAGTCGGCTCCCGCGGCTGCCATCGCCTTGGCATCGTGCGGGCTTGCGACATAGGCGAGGGAGAAGATGGTCTTCTTGCGGGCCGCCGCGATCAGCTCGACCTCACGCTCGAAGCCGAGCCCGACGCGGCCACGACGCTCGCGCCATTTCTCACCCATCGTTGAAATGGTCGGGTAATTGATCACGCCGGAGAATCCGGCAGCCCAGAACTTGTCCAAGAGATCATCGAGCTCGAGCCGGAGGGGATCCCAGGCCTCGACACCGCCTATAACAGGAACCGAGGAGACGACGTTGCGGATCTCCGCCGCGAGCTCGAGCGTGCGCGCATTGGAATCGCCGATCCGGCTCGTCGGCAGCCCCATCAACCGCGACAGCCCGGTGCTGTAGACCACGAGCATGTCGGCGCCGCCGAGAGCTGCGCATTTTGCGACGAGGCCGCAACTGCTCGCCGCGGCAAGCACTGCCTTTCCAGCCTCAACTTGAGCTGTGATCTTTGCGAGTATTTCGGCCCGATCAAACATCCGCAACTGATGAACCTCCTGGTGTCAATTGTTCGACGATCCACGATGCGGCCGCCTCCGCAAATTCCGGATCATTGATGTGACAATCCAGCTCGCGGGCGATGATCGATCGCGGCAGATGTCGCCTGACCGCGTCGAACCAGGCCCTATCGGCTTCAGGGTTTCGAAAGATGCCGCCGTCCCGGTCATAGTCAGAGACCCCCTTGACCGGCCACAGAACGAGGGCGGGCGCCTTTGCTTGCGAAAGGCGCTCGGCTGTGAGCCTGCCTATGCGCTCATTCTCCGAGACGGTCGTACGCATGAGCGTCGTGAAGGGGGTATGCGAATAGAATTGGCGCTCCTTGAACTCGGCAGGCACGCTCGAGGGAGGGCCAAAATTTACCATATCGACGGCCCCCGGGGCGATGAGCTGCGGAATCATGCGGCGAGATGCTGCTTTGAGCCGACCCGGACCCGCACTAGCGGTGCCGCCGACAAGCTCGTCAGCGAGCTCGGTTGTGGTCAGATCGAGCACCGCATCGAACTCGCCGGCGGACACGAGCTGCTCCATCTTGCGGCCCCCGGCGCCATTGGCCGGAAAGACAATCGCGTCGATGCCTGCCTCTGCCAGCCGCGCGACACAGCGATTTGCCGCCGGCGTCGTGACCCCAAAGGCCGTGATCGCAACCGTCTTCTTCTTCCGCCGATCCTGAGCGGGCACATAGCGCATCGCCGCAATGGCCCGCCCCGCATTGTCCAGAACGCGTTCGGTGAACGCGTTGATCCCGAAAAGATCGACCAGGGTCGGATAGAGGATGATGTCGTTGTGGAGGGCCAATTCGGCCAGGAGGGCTGGCCTCGCGCTGCTCACCAGTAGCTTCGGGAATCCATACGGCAAATCCGATACAACTTCACCGAAGACCGCGCTGCCTTTGCCGCCCGC includes the following:
- a CDS encoding FAD-dependent oxidoreductase, with the protein product MNNPITKLKPSTASSSKANKPTHDWETDVLVIGSGAAGLSAALYAAKAGLRVTVCEKSGRLGGTTALSNGMIWVPCSMQARAAKIDDSIANAKIYLQHELGDYYRPDFVDAYLEDGPTALASLENGGEVKFTLASAPDYHSSQIGGIDMGRTLSPAPYDGRLLGKDFDLIGDPIRVVLGGMMISSGEVRSFLNPFQSAASLKHVLRRVSRYAGDRLRYRRGTELSGGNALIARLLASLRRYDTEIWPSCPAVDLMREGGRVTGALLKRDRTDLRVRASHGVILATGGFARNGKLRAQLSRAHQHNDTLAHSDVTGDGIALAGRLGAAIDNDVASSGFWTPVSILRNGRSSQVVPYGWLDRGRPGVIAVGPNAKRFVNESNSYHDICLAMFNSGYPADKRFYFICDKEFVRLRGMGHLLPWPWTLSIKKYARLGYIEIGRTIAELAAELGLDPQELQKTVEEHNAHAAEGRDPLFKRGESAFNRTLGDPAVGKKNPNLGAIKNGPFIALPIVPATLGTATGLSTDPGGRVLNGNGVPIAGLYACGNDMTSPMRGIYPGAGITIGPAIVFAYRAVNSIVQSTHQGQTAAASDA
- a CDS encoding Tm-1-like ATP-binding domain-containing protein, translating into MAAIVATLDTKGRETAYLARVIEQWGRKTLTIDVGTSNRRNSSDARVVSPAEVLREIAASAREEVKELLRSGAIDAIVGVAGGKGSAVFGEVVSDLPYGFPKLLVSSARPALLAELALHNDIILYPTLVDLFGINAFTERVLDNAGRAIAAMRYVPAQDRRKKKTVAITAFGVTTPAANRCVARLAEAGIDAIVFPANGAGGRKMEQLVSAGEFDAVLDLTTTELADELVGGTASAGPGRLKAASRRMIPQLIAPGAVDMVNFGPPSSVPAEFKERQFYSHTPFTTLMRTTVSENERIGRLTAERLSQAKAPALVLWPVKGVSDYDRDGGIFRNPEADRAWFDAVRRHLPRSIIARELDCHINDPEFAEAAASWIVEQLTPGGSSVADV
- a CDS encoding phosphoenolpyruvate hydrolase family protein — encoded protein: MFDRAEILAKITAQVEAGKAVLAAASSCGLVAKCAALGGADMLVVYSTGLSRLMGLPTSRIGDSNARTLELAAEIRNVVSSVPVIGGVEAWDPLRLELDDLLDKFWAAGFSGVINYPTISTMGEKWRERRGRVGLGFEREVELIAAARKKTIFSLAYVASPHDAKAMAAAGADCIVPHVGATRGGLVGHEAGQSIEEAIRRINEINAAAQAVRPEVILLCHGGAIAEPQDTSEVYRSTGCVGFVGASSIERIPIERAVKAAAEEFKAAPLPRKRQQSMQKSAPRHE